A region from the Oceanidesulfovibrio marinus genome encodes:
- a CDS encoding heme exporter protein CcmB yields the protein MLKPTLLMALKDLRLTLTRGAGLVQALLLGLVLVFVFSLSRRAGDLVPAQTAATIFWLASLFSLVLMSNALFSLEEESNARHGLILSPAPLAAVWAGKAMASGLLVAASQLAFMPATIIFLGVEPSGPVESWLVGIAGILIVDWGLVAVGTLLGALAQGQAGRESLLSLVLFPLVIPVLLAGIRLTTGFLEGASPLGAGSWMGLALGFGALYSSVGLLLFPILYRAGD from the coding sequence ATGCTGAAGCCCACGCTGCTCATGGCCCTCAAGGACCTGCGCCTCACGCTCACGCGCGGGGCCGGGCTTGTGCAGGCGCTGCTCCTGGGCCTCGTGCTCGTCTTCGTCTTCAGCCTGTCCCGCCGGGCAGGCGACCTCGTCCCGGCGCAGACCGCCGCTACCATCTTCTGGCTCGCCTCGCTCTTCTCCCTGGTGCTCATGTCCAACGCGCTGTTCAGCCTGGAGGAAGAGAGCAACGCCCGGCACGGGCTCATACTCTCGCCGGCGCCGCTGGCCGCGGTGTGGGCGGGCAAGGCCATGGCCTCCGGCCTGCTTGTCGCAGCCTCGCAGCTTGCGTTCATGCCCGCGACCATCATTTTTCTGGGCGTCGAGCCCTCCGGCCCGGTTGAAAGCTGGCTCGTCGGCATTGCCGGCATACTGATCGTGGACTGGGGCCTGGTCGCCGTGGGTACGTTGCTGGGTGCGCTGGCCCAGGGCCAGGCCGGCCGGGAGTCGCTGCTTTCGCTGGTGCTTTTTCCCCTGGTCATACCGGTGCTGCTGGCCGGCATCCGGCTGACCACAGGCTTTCTGGAAGGCGCCTCGCCCCTGGGCGCCGGCTCCTGGATGGGGCTTGCCCTCGGATTCGGCGCGCTGTACTCCTCGGTCGGACTGCTGCTGTTCCCCATCCTGTACCGCGCTGGAGATTAG
- a CDS encoding heme lyase CcmF/NrfE family subunit, with the protein MYLFAYACLLAAMFAALICGVYSAWSAWQGRTIKIAWPERAQIALTALVTIASVILLLAFIRKDYTLVYVADYSDNFLPLFYRITAFWAGQAGSLLFWAWATAVFCAAFMLSPGYRRLAAPTRQWFWTLFLLMEGFFMLLLTCWSNPFIAMSPSPMDGRGLNPLLQNPGMIFHPPLLFLGYAGFCIPGCLGLAQRIAGKQSGELGWVAASRNASLLAWLFLTAGIILGGWWSYMELGWGGYWAWDPVENASLIPWFVGTAFLHTAVLERRRGALTRTNAFLASMALGTSFFATYLVRSGVVDSLHAFGSGGVALPLLIFILAWLVLTIIAVYFAPQHASKPLAGPLSREGFLFMAVWLLVLLGVVIILGTLWPLISSLWSNTPVGLEKGFYNRVCLPFFALLTVLLAVCPFLGWNKGIVRSTLFFAVVGVFAGVGVMLGMGGMTIPLALIAAAAALAVAVGSISSVLADSTLRRRRTAWAAYGVHLGLALVVLGVAFSGPYKVEKDFMLDKGEIVIMDNYTFTLKDIVQGEKPDMIYLEAQIEVSKDGKAVGMLAPQRRVYRKFEQPFAEASTIPGLGDELYGTLLGLTQQGKASLKLSVHPLINWIWIGGTLMCLLPFLGLTRPKDTAEEAKKKKSGGAARG; encoded by the coding sequence ATGTATCTGTTCGCATACGCCTGTCTGCTCGCGGCCATGTTTGCCGCGCTCATCTGTGGAGTCTACTCGGCATGGTCCGCCTGGCAGGGCCGCACCATCAAAATAGCCTGGCCGGAGCGGGCGCAGATCGCGCTCACGGCTCTCGTCACCATCGCCTCGGTCATTCTGCTTCTCGCCTTTATCCGCAAGGACTACACCCTGGTCTATGTGGCGGATTATTCTGACAACTTTTTGCCGCTTTTCTACAGGATAACGGCATTCTGGGCCGGACAGGCCGGCTCCCTGCTCTTCTGGGCCTGGGCCACGGCCGTGTTCTGCGCAGCCTTCATGCTCTCCCCCGGGTACAGGCGCCTTGCCGCGCCCACCCGACAGTGGTTCTGGACCCTCTTCCTGCTCATGGAAGGGTTCTTCATGCTGCTGCTCACCTGCTGGTCCAACCCGTTCATCGCCATGTCGCCCTCGCCCATGGACGGCCGGGGCCTCAACCCCCTGCTGCAGAACCCGGGCATGATCTTCCATCCGCCGCTGCTTTTTCTGGGCTACGCCGGATTCTGCATTCCCGGTTGCCTGGGCCTGGCGCAACGCATCGCGGGCAAGCAGTCCGGTGAGCTCGGCTGGGTCGCGGCATCGCGCAACGCCTCCCTGCTGGCCTGGCTGTTCCTCACCGCCGGAATCATCCTGGGCGGTTGGTGGTCGTACATGGAGCTGGGCTGGGGTGGCTACTGGGCCTGGGACCCGGTCGAGAACGCCTCGCTCATTCCCTGGTTCGTGGGCACGGCCTTTCTGCACACCGCCGTGCTGGAACGCCGCCGCGGCGCATTGACCCGGACCAACGCCTTTCTCGCCTCCATGGCGCTGGGCACCAGCTTCTTCGCCACCTACCTGGTGCGCAGCGGCGTGGTGGACTCCCTGCACGCCTTTGGCAGTGGCGGCGTGGCCCTTCCCCTGCTGATCTTCATCCTTGCCTGGCTCGTACTCACCATCATTGCGGTGTACTTCGCCCCGCAGCATGCCTCCAAGCCGCTGGCCGGACCGCTGAGCCGCGAGGGCTTCCTGTTCATGGCCGTCTGGCTGCTGGTGCTGCTCGGCGTGGTCATCATCCTGGGCACGCTCTGGCCGCTCATCTCCAGCCTGTGGAGCAACACGCCGGTGGGTCTGGAAAAAGGGTTTTACAACCGCGTCTGCCTGCCGTTCTTCGCCCTGCTCACGGTGCTGCTGGCCGTCTGCCCGTTCCTGGGCTGGAACAAGGGCATCGTGCGCAGCACCCTGTTCTTCGCCGTCGTCGGCGTGTTCGCAGGCGTGGGCGTAATGCTCGGCATGGGCGGCATGACCATCCCGCTGGCGCTCATCGCCGCAGCCGCCGCCCTGGCCGTGGCCGTGGGCAGCATTTCCTCCGTGCTCGCCGACAGCACCCTGCGCCGGCGGCGCACCGCCTGGGCCGCATACGGCGTGCACCTCGGCCTGGCCCTCGTGGTGTTGGGCGTAGCCTTCTCCGGACCATACAAGGTGGAGAAGGACTTCATGCTCGACAAGGGCGAGATCGTGATCATGGACAACTACACCTTCACGCTCAAGGATATCGTACAGGGCGAAAAGCCCGACATGATCTACCTGGAGGCGCAGATAGAGGTGAGCAAGGACGGCAAGGCGGTAGGCATGCTCGCGCCGCAGCGCCGCGTGTACCGCAAGTTCGAGCAGCCCTTTGCCGAGGCGTCCACCATCCCCGGCCTGGGGGACGAGCTTTACGGTACGCTCCTGGGCCTGACCCAGCAGGGCAAGGCTTCGCTCAAGCTGTCCGTTCACCCGCTCATCAACTGGATCTGGATCGGCGGCACGCTCATGTGCCTGCTGCCCTTCCTCGGCCTGACCCGCCCCAAGGACACGGCCGAAGAAGCCAAAAAGAAAAAGTCCGGAGGCGCCGCGCGTGGCTGA
- a CDS encoding cytochrome c biogenesis protein, with product MNIRSLLALVAGVAVFCSQLLVWLYAPVEATLGPIQKIFYIHMPCAVWSLLSFFVVFVASVAYLLRRSFFWDRVAGAAAELGVVLALLALVSGSIWARVSWNVWWTWDPRLTTTLVMWFIYAGYLLIRSLSMQPGRRAVVSAVLGIVAFLDVPLVFYSARLWRSIHPAVFGSSGGGLEPEMKLTLFVSLGAFGLLWAAIVLARLWQMETADRIEARIIWKEH from the coding sequence ATGAACATCCGATCCCTGCTCGCACTCGTCGCCGGCGTCGCGGTTTTCTGCAGCCAGCTGCTGGTCTGGCTTTACGCGCCCGTGGAAGCCACCCTGGGGCCCATCCAGAAGATTTTCTATATCCACATGCCCTGCGCCGTCTGGTCACTACTCAGCTTTTTCGTGGTCTTCGTGGCGTCCGTGGCCTACCTGCTGCGACGCAGCTTTTTCTGGGACCGTGTGGCCGGCGCCGCGGCGGAGCTGGGCGTGGTGCTCGCCCTGCTGGCCCTGGTTTCCGGCTCCATTTGGGCGCGGGTGTCCTGGAACGTCTGGTGGACGTGGGACCCGCGGCTGACCACCACCCTGGTCATGTGGTTCATCTACGCCGGCTACCTGCTCATCCGCTCGCTTTCCATGCAGCCGGGCAGACGCGCCGTGGTCAGCGCCGTGCTGGGCATCGTGGCCTTTCTGGACGTTCCCCTGGTCTTCTACTCCGCGCGTCTCTGGCGCTCCATCCATCCCGCGGTGTTCGGCTCTTCCGGCGGCGGACTGGAGCCTGAAATGAAGCTCACCCTGTTCGTCAGCCTCGGCGCGTTCGGCCTGCTCTGGGCCGCCATCGTGCTGGCGCGGCTGTGGCAGATGGAAACGGCGGACCGCATCGAAGCACGCATCATCTGGAAGGAGCATTGA
- a CDS encoding ABC transporter substrate-binding protein — protein MNKIVQILVAAAVALLLAGPAMAEEPIKIAVPSPFSGGAAAYGDNVKAGVEMKVAEVNEAGGIDGRQIEAVYLDEMCEPKEAATVATKVAQDEDIVGGVGHLCSSAHLAALPTYVRKGVPMISPTATNVTISEKNADRDGKVWSFRDVYRDDYQGKFLADYVSQVLGLKKIAIFYENNDYGIGLKDAFTAEAKTIGLEVVGAEGYVKGTTDFTPQLTALKSKNPDGLFISGYYNEGALIASQAKKLGMDVIKFGADGLDNVDYINLAKDAADGTYMTVPFLAAAAGPDAQAFIAKFKEENGRDVDWMSANAYDAAGMLLAAVKAVGPDRAKIQEYLAAMDTPEKGYKGVTGLTYFDEHGDAQKAAYVKMVKDGEFVPAPQQLN, from the coding sequence ATGAACAAAATAGTACAGATTCTCGTAGCAGCGGCAGTGGCCCTCCTTCTTGCGGGACCGGCCATGGCCGAGGAGCCCATCAAAATCGCAGTGCCCTCGCCTTTCTCCGGCGGCGCAGCGGCCTATGGGGACAACGTCAAGGCCGGCGTGGAGATGAAGGTAGCGGAAGTCAACGAAGCCGGCGGCATCGACGGCCGTCAGATCGAGGCTGTCTATCTGGACGAGATGTGCGAGCCCAAGGAAGCCGCCACCGTGGCCACCAAGGTCGCCCAGGACGAGGACATCGTCGGCGGCGTCGGCCATCTCTGCTCCTCCGCCCATCTGGCTGCTCTGCCCACCTACGTGCGCAAGGGCGTTCCCATGATCTCCCCCACCGCCACCAACGTGACCATCAGCGAAAAGAACGCCGACCGCGACGGCAAGGTCTGGTCCTTCCGCGATGTGTACCGTGACGATTACCAGGGCAAGTTCCTGGCCGACTACGTCTCCCAGGTGCTGGGCCTCAAGAAGATCGCCATCTTCTACGAGAACAACGACTACGGCATCGGCCTGAAGGACGCCTTCACCGCTGAGGCCAAGACCATCGGCCTCGAGGTTGTCGGCGCCGAGGGCTACGTGAAGGGCACCACCGACTTCACCCCGCAGCTCACCGCCCTGAAGTCCAAGAACCCTGACGGCCTGTTCATCAGCGGCTACTACAACGAGGGCGCCCTCATCGCCAGCCAGGCCAAGAAGCTCGGCATGGACGTGATCAAGTTCGGCGCCGACGGTCTGGACAACGTCGACTACATCAACCTTGCCAAGGACGCCGCCGACGGCACCTACATGACCGTGCCCTTCCTGGCCGCCGCCGCTGGTCCCGATGCACAGGCCTTCATCGCCAAGTTCAAGGAAGAGAACGGCCGCGACGTGGACTGGATGAGCGCCAACGCCTATGACGCCGCCGGCATGCTGCTGGCCGCCGTGAAGGCCGTGGGCCCCGACCGCGCCAAGATCCAGGAGTACCTGGCCGCCATGGACACCCCGGAGAAAGGCTACAAGGGCGTAACCGGCCTGACCTACTTCGACGAGCACGGCGACGCCCAGAAGGCAGCCTACGTCAAGATGGTCAAAGACGGCGAGTTCGTCCCGGCACCCCAACAGCTCAACTAA
- a CDS encoding cysteine desulfurase family protein: MRPLYFDYNATTPVHPEVRDRLIPFLSESFGNPGCAHLPGMSAKDAVDQARENAAAALGVSASSIVFTSGATEANNLAVLGTAGPFAPEGRPERIAVSAVEHPAVFAPARALERRGSRMYVIPVDSQGAMDLDSLEQVCSSGGPGLLAVMLANNETGTLNPVREAAKIAKEHGWLVHCDAAQAVGKIPVDVAELGVDFLTVAGHKCYAPKGVGALVIASEEARKRIAPVTFGGGQEGGLRPGTENVPYIVALGAALEIVCRKVADEEPRQRALGNRFMAGLDDLGRPFRLFGKPFTEDARLPQTANVGFANVTAGSILSGLVAREVAVSGGAACHAGQVSISTTLLAMNAPEQYAAGAVRFSWGIFTEEQDVDELLLRLEETLAELD, encoded by the coding sequence ATGAGACCACTCTACTTCGACTACAATGCCACTACGCCAGTCCATCCGGAAGTACGCGACAGGCTGATTCCATTCCTCAGCGAGAGCTTCGGCAACCCCGGCTGCGCCCATCTGCCGGGCATGTCCGCCAAAGACGCCGTGGACCAGGCGCGGGAGAACGCGGCCGCCGCCCTGGGCGTTTCGGCCTCCTCCATCGTCTTCACCTCCGGCGCTACTGAGGCGAACAACCTGGCCGTTCTCGGCACGGCAGGGCCCTTTGCGCCCGAGGGCAGGCCGGAACGCATCGCTGTGAGCGCGGTGGAGCATCCGGCCGTATTCGCTCCAGCGCGGGCCCTGGAGCGCCGCGGGTCCAGGATGTATGTCATTCCCGTGGACAGTCAGGGGGCCATGGATCTCGACTCTCTGGAGCAGGTCTGTTCTTCGGGCGGGCCGGGCCTTCTGGCCGTGATGCTGGCCAACAACGAGACCGGCACGCTGAACCCGGTGCGGGAGGCGGCGAAGATTGCCAAGGAGCACGGCTGGCTGGTCCACTGCGATGCGGCCCAGGCCGTGGGCAAGATTCCAGTGGACGTGGCCGAGCTGGGCGTGGACTTCCTGACCGTGGCCGGCCACAAGTGCTACGCGCCCAAGGGCGTCGGGGCCCTGGTGATCGCCAGCGAGGAAGCCAGAAAGCGCATCGCGCCGGTCACCTTTGGCGGCGGGCAGGAGGGCGGTCTGCGGCCCGGCACGGAGAACGTGCCGTACATTGTGGCCTTGGGCGCGGCGCTGGAGATCGTCTGCCGCAAGGTGGCTGATGAGGAGCCGCGACAGCGGGCGCTGGGCAACCGGTTCATGGCCGGGCTCGATGATCTGGGCCGGCCGTTCCGGCTCTTTGGAAAACCGTTCACCGAAGACGCCCGTCTGCCACAGACCGCCAACGTCGGTTTTGCAAACGTCACGGCCGGGTCCATCCTCTCCGGCCTGGTGGCGCGGGAGGTGGCCGTGTCCGGCGGCGCCGCCTGCCATGCCGGGCAGGTGAGTATCTCCACCACGCTGCTGGCCATGAACGCGCCGGAGCAATACGCGGCCGGGGCCGTGCGCTTCTCCTGGGGCATATTCACGGAAGAGCAGGACGTGGACGAGCTCCTGCTGCGGCTGGAAGAAACCCTGGCCGAGCTGGACTAG
- the ccmA gene encoding heme ABC exporter ATP-binding protein CcmA, producing the protein MADAAGEKRLLQAAGLAKFYGPRLVFKNVSLFVDAGEALLVVGPNGAGKSTLLRILAGAGHADAGTVQRHVEPERIGFLGHRPFLYPQLTAMENLRFWAGMFGAPNDDASLTAMLERVELAAVANERAGHFSRGMAQRLNLARLFLAEPELLFLDEPGTGLDRRSAVILHEEITRAKERGAGIVWISHHVEHDLPLADRVIGIARRKTVFIGPAEDYEPEAVC; encoded by the coding sequence GTGGCTGATGCGGCTGGGGAAAAGCGGCTGCTCCAGGCCGCCGGCCTTGCCAAGTTCTACGGGCCGCGTCTCGTGTTCAAGAACGTGAGCCTCTTTGTGGATGCCGGCGAGGCCCTCCTGGTGGTGGGCCCCAACGGCGCGGGCAAATCCACCCTGTTGCGCATCCTGGCCGGAGCCGGCCACGCTGACGCCGGCACCGTGCAGCGCCATGTGGAGCCCGAGCGCATCGGCTTTCTGGGCCATCGCCCTTTCCTCTACCCGCAGCTCACGGCCATGGAGAACCTGCGCTTCTGGGCCGGGATGTTCGGCGCGCCCAACGACGACGCCTCGCTGACTGCGATGCTGGAGCGCGTGGAACTCGCCGCCGTGGCCAACGAGCGCGCTGGCCACTTCTCCCGCGGCATGGCCCAGCGGCTCAACCTCGCGCGCCTGTTCCTGGCCGAACCCGAGCTCCTGTTCCTGGACGAGCCGGGCACCGGCCTGGACCGCCGCTCCGCCGTGATCCTGCACGAGGAGATCACCCGCGCCAAGGAGCGCGGGGCCGGTATCGTCTGGATCAGCCACCACGTGGAGCACGACCTGCCCCTGGCCGACCGCGTCATCGGCATTGCCCGGCGCAAGACCGTGTTCATCGGCCCGGCCGAGGACTACGAGCCGGAGGCCGTATGCTGA
- a CDS encoding CcmD family protein, translating to MDHTTFLIAGNAVVWLGIGAYMAFLAVNQKRLGDRLAQLERLTHDEDEEKKVR from the coding sequence ATGGATCACACCACATTTCTTATAGCCGGCAATGCTGTGGTCTGGCTCGGAATAGGCGCCTACATGGCGTTCCTGGCCGTGAACCAGAAACGGCTGGGCGACCGCCTGGCGCAACTCGAACGCCTCACCCACGACGAGGACGAAGAAAAGAAGGTCCGGTAG
- a CDS encoding tetratricopeptide repeat protein: MAKKKKQPRKPAPQTASKKQQDPGAGAMTKGPRRVILAIVLGGFALIFAASFIYRMNHTLVRKMVPNPAHEHGDEQAQQSMPPGSMPPGMPGSGSMGGQTMPPAMPGSGMGQNGEGMGQIRELMQKMKESPNDPDVLIGISKQFLAMGDADSAGNFLQRALVADPSNVEAMTLLSMVRFDNQEYEESARLLERLVTLDPNNATHFYNLGMVEKHFLDNPEKGHQDLETALRLAGEGTDMSQRIAKELETPAHDHDRSGTGAPAQTGNQTSGNQTGS, translated from the coding sequence ATGGCGAAAAAGAAGAAGCAGCCCAGAAAGCCCGCCCCGCAGACAGCGAGCAAGAAGCAGCAGGACCCGGGCGCCGGCGCCATGACCAAAGGCCCCCGCCGCGTCATCCTGGCCATTGTGCTGGGGGGATTCGCGCTCATCTTCGCGGCTTCATTTATCTACCGCATGAACCATACCCTGGTACGCAAGATGGTTCCCAACCCGGCGCACGAGCACGGTGACGAGCAGGCGCAGCAGAGCATGCCGCCCGGCTCCATGCCCCCGGGAATGCCGGGTTCCGGCTCCATGGGTGGTCAGACCATGCCTCCGGCCATGCCCGGCTCCGGCATGGGCCAGAACGGCGAAGGCATGGGCCAGATTCGCGAGCTGATGCAGAAGATGAAGGAGAGCCCCAACGACCCGGACGTGCTCATCGGCATCTCCAAGCAGTTCCTGGCCATGGGCGACGCCGACTCGGCCGGCAACTTCCTGCAGCGCGCGCTGGTGGCCGATCCCTCCAATGTGGAGGCCATGACCCTCCTGAGCATGGTCCGCTTCGACAATCAGGAGTACGAGGAGTCCGCACGGCTGCTGGAACGGCTGGTCACGCTTGATCCGAACAACGCGACCCATTTTTACAATCTTGGCATGGTCGAAAAACATTTTTTGGACAATCCCGAGAAGGGCCACCAGGACCTGGAGACGGCGCTGCGCCTGGCCGGCGAGGGTACAGACATGTCGCAACGTATTGCAAAAGAACTGGAAACACCTGCTCACGATCATGACCGGAGCGGGACCGGAGCCCCCGCGCAGACTGGTAATCAGACCTCCGGAAACCAGACCGGAAGTTGA
- a CDS encoding cytochrome c maturation protein CcmE translates to MSAKKSNTPVYLALALLLLGGVGFLVFTGLSEDSSYFLNVSEALAMEPTKLDQARLFGTVHARDIRMSQDAPGVAFILEDKDDTAKTIHVTYHGAVPDTFKAGAEVIVEGGLDPSSHVFGATTLMTKCPSKYQKQNRDT, encoded by the coding sequence ATGAGCGCAAAGAAATCGAATACCCCGGTCTACCTCGCCCTGGCCCTGCTTCTGCTCGGCGGCGTAGGCTTTCTCGTCTTCACCGGACTGTCCGAGGACAGCTCCTACTTCCTCAACGTTTCCGAGGCGCTGGCCATGGAGCCGACCAAGCTCGACCAGGCGCGGCTCTTCGGCACGGTCCATGCCCGGGACATCCGCATGTCCCAGGATGCGCCCGGCGTGGCCTTTATCCTGGAAGACAAGGACGACACGGCCAAGACCATCCACGTAACCTACCACGGCGCAGTGCCGGACACCTTCAAGGCGGGCGCGGAGGTCATCGTCGAGGGCGGCTTGGATCCCTCCAGCCACGTCTTCGGCGCCACCACGCTGATGACCAAGTGCCCGTCCAAGTACCAGAAACAGAACCGCGACACATAG
- a CDS encoding hemolysin family protein, with the protein MFALILSAGLAIIISAMCSIMEAALYSVSVSHVEYLRSMGRTSGRILQNLRSDIEKPISAILIVNTVANTAGASIAGAAAVNYFGDAYTGIFAAVFTLAILILSEILPKTVGVAYAKQIAPFMALPLKYLVLSLLPIIWVTGAITRLVRKPSASQTATTENDIMAIVSLTRKAGILKAFEESTIRNILSLDTKVVADIMTPRTVVFSLPAHISAVEARGTAKFWNHSRIPVYENDDPEEVVGIVYRRSVLNALANQQDEITLDKLMRPVRFVLGTLTLDKLLLRFLESRLHLFVVLDEYGGVDGVVTLEDVLEEMLGKEIVDETDQVEDLRELARLQRQQLTTEAASLADAAQEQTGPESPDGNARDKG; encoded by the coding sequence ATGTTCGCGCTCATTCTTTCCGCCGGGCTGGCGATCATCATCTCCGCGATGTGTTCCATCATGGAGGCCGCGCTGTACTCCGTCTCCGTGAGTCATGTGGAGTACCTGCGCTCCATGGGCCGCACCTCCGGGCGTATCCTGCAGAACCTGCGCAGTGATATCGAAAAGCCCATCTCCGCCATTCTCATCGTCAACACGGTGGCGAACACGGCCGGCGCATCCATAGCCGGCGCCGCGGCGGTGAACTACTTCGGCGACGCTTACACGGGCATCTTCGCCGCCGTCTTCACGCTGGCCATCCTCATCCTCTCGGAGATTCTGCCCAAGACGGTGGGCGTGGCCTACGCCAAGCAGATTGCGCCGTTTATGGCGCTGCCACTCAAGTACCTGGTGCTCTCGCTGCTGCCCATCATCTGGGTAACCGGCGCCATTACCAGGCTGGTGCGCAAGCCCAGCGCATCCCAGACGGCGACTACGGAAAACGACATCATGGCCATCGTCAGCCTGACGCGAAAGGCTGGCATCCTCAAGGCGTTCGAAGAGTCCACCATCCGCAACATCCTCAGCCTGGACACCAAGGTCGTGGCCGACATCATGACTCCGCGCACCGTGGTCTTCTCCCTGCCAGCGCACATTTCGGCGGTCGAGGCGCGCGGCACGGCCAAGTTCTGGAACCACAGCCGCATCCCGGTGTATGAGAACGACGACCCGGAAGAGGTCGTGGGCATCGTCTACCGCCGCTCCGTGCTCAACGCCCTGGCCAACCAGCAGGACGAGATCACCCTGGACAAGCTCATGCGGCCGGTGCGGTTCGTGCTGGGAACCCTCACCCTGGACAAGCTGCTGCTGCGCTTTCTGGAGTCGCGGCTACACCTCTTCGTGGTGCTGGACGAGTACGGCGGCGTGGACGGCGTGGTCACGCTGGAGGACGTGCTCGAAGAGATGCTGGGCAAGGAAATCGTGGACGAGACGGACCAGGTGGAGGACCTGCGAGAGCTGGCCCGGCTGCAACGCCAGCAGCTGACCACGGAGGCGGCGTCCCTGGCCGACGCCGCGCAGGAGCAGACCGGGCCCGAATCTCCGGATGGCAACGCGCGCGATAAAGGTTGA
- a CDS encoding branched-chain amino acid ABC transporter permease: MLEQQLVNGLTLGVIYALIAVGYTMVYGVIELINFAHGEIYMLGAFFCATFITALGLPLWLAIPLAMLCCSLLGIMIDVVAYRPLRNAHRLAALITAIGMSIFLQNLAMVIWGSRPRAFPQDAVPAVLAEQAFSFGEVTITWLHLFIFGITFSMMIGLYLIIAKTRIGTAMRALAQNRTCCQLQGINVNRVISFTFALGSAMGAMAGILVAMFYNTLYPTMGYVAGVKAFAAAVLGGIGSVPGAMFGGIVLGIAEALGAGYVSSLYRDGVAYAVMIAVIIFRPSGILGKALVDKA, translated from the coding sequence GTGCTCGAACAGCAGCTCGTAAACGGACTCACCCTGGGCGTCATCTACGCGCTCATCGCTGTCGGCTATACCATGGTCTACGGTGTCATTGAGCTCATCAACTTTGCCCATGGCGAAATATACATGCTCGGCGCGTTCTTCTGCGCCACGTTCATCACCGCCCTCGGCCTGCCCCTGTGGCTGGCCATTCCCCTCGCCATGCTCTGCTGCTCGTTGCTCGGCATCATGATCGACGTCGTTGCGTATCGACCGTTACGTAACGCGCATCGATTGGCGGCGCTCATAACGGCCATCGGCATGTCAATATTTCTGCAGAACCTGGCCATGGTTATCTGGGGCAGCCGCCCCCGCGCTTTCCCGCAGGACGCCGTACCGGCCGTCCTGGCGGAGCAAGCCTTCAGCTTCGGCGAAGTCACCATCACCTGGCTCCACCTCTTCATTTTCGGCATCACGTTCTCCATGATGATCGGCCTCTACCTGATCATCGCCAAGACGCGCATCGGCACGGCCATGCGCGCTCTGGCCCAGAACCGGACGTGCTGCCAGCTCCAGGGCATCAACGTGAACCGGGTCATCTCGTTCACCTTCGCCCTGGGCTCGGCCATGGGCGCCATGGCGGGCATCCTGGTGGCCATGTTCTACAACACGCTCTACCCCACCATGGGCTATGTGGCGGGCGTCAAGGCCTTTGCCGCGGCCGTGCTGGGCGGCATCGGCTCCGTTCCCGGAGCCATGTTCGGAGGCATTGTGCTCGGTATTGCCGAGGCCCTCGGCGCCGGCTATGTCTCATCCCTGTACCGCGACGGCGTGGCCTACGCCGTGATGATCGCCGTGATCATCTTCCGGCCGTCCGGCATTCTGGGCAAAGCCCTGGTGGACAAGGCTTAG